The Zea mays cultivar B73 chromosome 7, Zm-B73-REFERENCE-NAM-5.0, whole genome shotgun sequence DNA segment GGCATAAATGAAGTACTTGGTTGGTTATGGAGGCAAGGTTTCCTAGTTTGGTTGGTGAATTGAGTTGTGATATTAGAGTATTTAGCTCTCTTAAGGTTTTGTTAGTTTTTGTGTGCACCTTTAGAGAGGTGTAAGTCTTGTGATGCTTTTTAGTTTTTTCTTTTCAAGTTGCATCagcataagcattcatgttcATATCTTTACATGTAGAATTCCCAGAAGAAGATGAAATTCAAGAAGTAGTTTCTAAAAAGGAGTTTGCTCCAGTGCCTATTCAGCAAGTGGATGGAGCTATCTAACTGGTTATTGGGTAGAAAGGTCTTGAGCCTCTTCActgcaacaaaggcaagccccggtgcatttaccccttccttgtatttttaaaaagacttttatacacttaagtctagtgaaatgtgcattaagtttataggaattgcttggaaactatttgatgcattgcctaccttgatatccatacctttatagatacttctgatgaagtatcaaaatatgatttacaaaaatgcttagccctgcttagatcttgtggatagaggttgtcctttgcgttaatgcctagctcagggttatcctgaggaaggatggcttctacctgcaagaatattttcattgggagcatggtgggatcttactgcaaagttccctataatgtgctcttttcatcctaaggaacacaaacaatcctaaggatggaagtacttaaatcgggacttgggctatgaacaggtgatgttctacccaggttaattaaggattggatacatatgtaggcctgtatgatcaaggactatcttaactggccacatgccctggatatgggacagggtaagcttgaacccggctattccatacatgaaaagacaatcgcgcactgggagtggagagatggcgagagtggcacgtaccctcctggcaaaggaccgcctaaaaagggtggtgtgctctcgggtggcgcggacctgttcatgcagtggaggatccgtgggaatggttgacatatgcaagggttaagtgctacatatgtcgtgtggttagagatcctcagctgagtaaatcgattcggatcgccgttatatccccggagagtggagacttgatcgctgccctgcaacctaagtcaggatgtaaacattatgaataaaaatgatgttgtattgatgagatggtgaaattagactagatgctaccagagtctattaatatttaatctggcgttaaaatattgaaagtaaggactcactttagcaggctatttctgcaaaagtatctaagttgattcttgctaaagccttttccttgattcctatttaaccagcatatccttgagagtcatttttccttagtcgggtaagacttgcgaaagtacactccgtactcagggttttcgaacccatgttgctgTAGGTGATGAGGAGTACTCTATGTGTTCGTGAGGCTGGAGGGCGCTTCCAGTTCTAGAGGAGGATTAGTTAGGCTTATGTATAAGCTTTGGAGGGTTCCTACCTTCCTGCtattgtaataagttatgcactttgagtatatcaggacttgtaataaatgtAACTCTTCCTATGTAATAACCTTCAGTTTTAGAAATAAAAAGAATGTTTTGTGAAGTCTTTCGCTCTTATCTTCGAAGtgtgtgtatcaaatgtgattactgtaatatgcatgtatggtgggagatccttgggatgatgagttcaagttgttgaactcgtgatagccttgttaagttacctggtacacgtgcatagccatctgaggccatcaaggcaaggattggtgcacgtgggcccgataacttgggagggctgccACAGATTGGTATCGGAGCGATCCCCCATTATCATGGATATTAAAGTAATCCTTTGATATACTTCA contains these protein-coding regions:
- the LOC103632151 gene encoding uncharacterized protein isoform X1, whose product is MAKIRRRLSRSCGARSLFLIEFPEEDEIQEVVSKKEFAPVPIQQVDGAI